One segment of Acidovorax sp. DW039 DNA contains the following:
- a CDS encoding bile acid:sodium symporter family protein — protein MARSRFLPDNFTLALLGTVTLASLLPAHGVAAQALEGLTVAAVALLFFLHGAKLSRDAIVAGLSHWRLHLVVVATTFVLFPLLGWALRPVLQPLVTPGLYTGILYLCVLPATVQSAIAFTAMARGNMPAAICSASASTLLGIVITPLLVGLVLPDVPAQGGSAQPDTLASIGRITLQLLVPFVAGHLLRPWIGNFVKQRAAVLKFVDQGSILLVVYTAFSAAVVEGLWGQLPLPALLGLVLVCAVLLAMALVSTTWAARRLGFSKEDEITIVFCGSKKSLASGVPMAKVLFASHAVGAVVLPLMVFHQMQLMVCAVLAQRYAQRPVPEQQAVTA, from the coding sequence ATGGCCCGCTCTCGCTTCCTTCCCGACAATTTCACCCTGGCCTTGCTGGGCACCGTCACCTTGGCCAGCCTGCTGCCTGCGCATGGCGTCGCAGCGCAGGCGCTGGAAGGGCTGACCGTAGCCGCTGTGGCGTTGCTGTTCTTTTTGCACGGGGCCAAGCTCTCGCGCGATGCCATCGTGGCGGGGCTCTCGCACTGGCGGCTGCATCTGGTGGTGGTGGCGACTACGTTTGTGCTGTTTCCGCTGCTGGGCTGGGCGCTGCGCCCGGTGCTGCAGCCTTTGGTCACGCCCGGGCTTTACACCGGCATCCTGTACCTGTGCGTGCTGCCTGCCACCGTGCAGTCGGCCATTGCCTTCACAGCCATGGCGCGCGGCAACATGCCTGCGGCCATCTGTAGCGCTTCTGCGTCAACCCTACTGGGCATCGTGATCACGCCCCTGCTGGTGGGGCTGGTGTTGCCCGACGTGCCTGCACAGGGGGGCTCTGCCCAGCCTGACACGCTGGCCAGCATTGGCCGCATCACGCTGCAACTGCTGGTGCCCTTTGTGGCAGGTCACCTGTTGCGCCCCTGGATCGGCAACTTCGTCAAGCAACGCGCTGCGGTGCTCAAGTTTGTGGACCAGGGCTCCATCCTGCTGGTGGTGTACACCGCATTCAGTGCGGCGGTGGTCGAGGGCTTGTGGGGCCAGTTACCCCTGCCCGCATTGTTGGGGCTGGTGCTGGTGTGTGCCGTGCTGCTGGCCATGGCCTTGGTCAGCACCACCTGGGCGGCGCGCCGTCTGGGCTTTTCCAAAGAAGATGAAATCACCATCGTCTTCTGCGGCTCCAAAAAGAGCCTGGCCAGTGGCGTGCCCATGGCCAAGGTGCTGTTCGCATCACATGCCGTGGGCGCTGTGGTGCTGCCCCTGATGGTGTTCCACCAGATGCAGCTGATGGTGTGCGCCGTGCTGGCGCAACGCTATGCGCAGCGCCCCGTGCCTGAGCAGCAGGCTGTAACCGCCTGA
- a CDS encoding Na/Pi cotransporter family protein, translating into MKHLLNLLAAVALLIWGTHLVRTGILRVFGANLRQFIARSVSTRFTAVLSGMGVTALVQSSTATALIVSSFVGQGLVGLPAALAVMLGADVGTSVMAVVFSLDLSWLSPLFIFVGVVLFISRKDTAAGRVGRVLIGLGLMLLALRLITESTTVLTQSPTVRTLLSALTSDLLLEIFTGAVLAVLSYSSLATVLLTATLAGSGGIPVDVALGLVVGANLGSGLLAVMTTLRANIQTRQVPLGNLFFKIIGVVIMTPMIGLWLQHARPHVPDIASLVVLFHLAFNLVVGLVCIALTGTVARAVQKLLPVADAQAAAGSRPQHLDPSALATPSLAISCAAREALHQADVVESMLLGLHQVIRTDDQKLAEDLRKLDDQVDELYSAIKYYMTKISREALDEREGRRWADIISFTINMEQIGDIIERVLIDIEDKKIKKGRHFSEAGMEEINELHTRLVANLRLAMSVFLNGNVRDAQKLLEEKARFRDLERAYSATHLARLSDNTVQSIETSSLHIDLISELKRINSLLCSIAYPILESAGALAPSRLKPTPEQI; encoded by the coding sequence ATGAAGCATCTTTTGAATTTGTTGGCTGCTGTGGCCTTGCTCATCTGGGGCACCCATCTGGTGCGCACAGGCATCCTGCGCGTGTTCGGCGCAAACCTGCGGCAGTTCATCGCGCGCAGCGTCAGCACCCGGTTCACTGCGGTGCTCTCGGGCATGGGGGTCACGGCGCTGGTGCAGTCCAGCACGGCCACGGCGCTCATCGTTTCGTCCTTCGTAGGGCAAGGGCTGGTGGGGCTGCCTGCAGCGCTGGCGGTGATGCTGGGTGCCGACGTAGGCACCAGCGTGATGGCGGTGGTTTTCTCTTTGGATCTGTCGTGGCTCTCTCCCCTCTTCATCTTCGTGGGGGTGGTGCTCTTCATCTCCCGCAAAGACACGGCCGCGGGCCGCGTGGGGCGCGTGCTCATCGGCCTGGGCCTGATGCTGCTGGCCTTGCGGCTGATTACCGAGTCCACCACGGTGCTCACCCAATCCCCCACCGTGCGCACCCTGCTGAGCGCGCTGACGAGTGACCTGCTGCTTGAAATCTTCACCGGGGCCGTGCTGGCGGTGCTGTCTTACTCCAGCCTTGCCACGGTGCTGCTGACAGCCACTTTGGCCGGGTCAGGCGGCATTCCGGTCGATGTGGCTCTGGGACTGGTGGTGGGGGCTAACCTGGGCAGTGGCTTGCTGGCGGTGATGACTACCTTGCGCGCCAATATCCAGACCCGGCAAGTCCCCTTGGGCAACCTGTTCTTCAAGATCATCGGGGTCGTCATCATGACACCCATGATTGGCCTGTGGCTGCAGCACGCCCGCCCCCATGTGCCGGACATTGCATCGCTGGTCGTCCTCTTCCACCTTGCGTTCAATCTGGTGGTGGGGCTGGTGTGCATCGCGTTGACGGGCACTGTGGCGCGCGCCGTGCAAAAACTGCTGCCGGTGGCCGATGCCCAAGCAGCTGCAGGCAGCCGCCCCCAGCACCTGGACCCTTCTGCACTGGCCACGCCTTCCCTGGCCATCTCTTGCGCGGCGCGTGAGGCCTTGCACCAGGCCGATGTGGTGGAGTCCATGCTGCTGGGCCTGCACCAGGTGATCCGTACGGACGACCAGAAGCTGGCGGAAGATCTGCGCAAGCTGGACGATCAGGTGGATGAGCTGTACTCGGCCATCAAGTACTACATGACCAAGATCTCGCGCGAGGCGCTGGATGAGCGCGAAGGCCGCCGCTGGGCGGACATCATCAGCTTCACCATCAACATGGAGCAGATCGGCGACATCATCGAGCGCGTGCTGATCGACATTGAGGACAAGAAAATCAAGAAGGGCCGCCACTTCTCTGAAGCGGGCATGGAAGAAATCAACGAACTGCACACCCGGCTGGTGGCCAACCTGCGGCTGGCCATGAGCGTGTTCCTCAACGGCAATGTGCGCGACGCGCAGAAACTGCTGGAAGAAAAAGCGCGCTTTCGCGACCTGGAGCGGGCCTACTCGGCAACGCACCTGGCGCGGCTGTCAGACAACACGGTGCAGAGCATTGAAACCAGCTCGCTGCATATTGACCTGATCAGTGAACTCAAGCGCATCAACTCGCTGCTGTGCTCCATTGCGTACCCCATTCTGGAGTCTGCAGGAGCCCTGGCACCCAGCCGCCTCAAGCCCACGCCAGAGCAAATTTAG
- a CDS encoding phosphodiesterase — protein MTTLLLQLSDPHIREPGRLAYGRINTAPYLARAVQHILDLPQMPDAVVITGDLTDFGRAQEYDHLRALLQPLHMPVYLLPGNHDSREQLRASFPDHAYLGRSGYVQYSVPVGRMQLIALDTVIPGASGGSLCEERLTWLQAELAAHREKPVVIAMHHPPFQTLIGHMDAIGLTQGAAELEAMVARHPQVERIICGHLHRSIQVRFGGSIASTAPSPAHQVRLDLAPDAASAWMLEPPGFALHALPPVGRLVSHTAAIGPWEGPYPFHESGRLID, from the coding sequence ATGACCACGTTGCTTCTCCAACTGTCTGACCCCCACATCCGTGAACCCGGCCGCTTGGCCTACGGCCGCATCAACACGGCACCCTACCTGGCACGCGCGGTGCAGCACATCCTTGACCTGCCCCAGATGCCCGATGCGGTGGTCATCACCGGTGACCTGACTGACTTTGGCAGGGCGCAGGAATATGACCACCTGCGGGCATTGCTCCAGCCCCTCCACATGCCCGTCTACCTGCTGCCCGGCAACCATGACAGCCGAGAGCAATTGCGCGCCAGCTTTCCGGACCACGCCTATCTGGGGCGCAGCGGGTATGTGCAATACAGCGTGCCTGTGGGCCGCATGCAACTGATTGCGCTCGACACCGTGATCCCCGGGGCCAGCGGCGGAAGCCTGTGTGAGGAACGCCTGACGTGGTTACAGGCCGAGCTGGCTGCGCACCGGGAAAAACCCGTGGTCATCGCCATGCACCACCCACCGTTCCAGACCCTGATCGGCCACATGGACGCGATCGGCCTGACGCAGGGAGCAGCGGAGCTGGAAGCCATGGTGGCACGCCACCCACAGGTGGAACGCATCATCTGCGGGCACCTGCACCGCAGCATCCAAGTGCGCTTTGGCGGCAGCATCGCCTCTACCGCCCCCTCGCCAGCCCATCAGGTGCGGCTGGACCTGGCCCCCGATGCAGCGTCGGCCTGGATGCTGGAGCCGCCCGGCTTTGCCCTGCATGCGCTGCCACCTGTTGGCCGACTGGTGAGCCACACCGCAGCCATAGGCCCCTGGGAAGGTCCCTATCCATTTCATGAATCAGGACGCCTGATCGACTGA
- a CDS encoding ABC transporter ATP-binding protein encodes MELERTRVDVVQCAKTYPDGTRGLHPTDLQVEPGEVLALLGPSGCGKTTLLRLMAGLEAPDAGSRIAFGGVDVTHLPIERRGVGMVFQHYALFPQMTVEANIGYGLKIRGAKAAERQRIVGELVDLVRLRGLEKKRPAELSGGQRQRVALARAVAVRPRVLLLDEPLTALDAKLKESLRDELAQLLRQLHITAIHVTHDQQEALAIADRLAVMQAGRIVQVGDGETLYRNPAHPFVATFLGRVNQLQRSEEARRRGVLSLGGWDLPCALGLQDMATVLVRPEDIQVGPAQPGWGRAQVVRRSFLGDRVQLTLQVPEQALINADVSRDHPAQAGETVGVYIAPERLMPFEPVH; translated from the coding sequence ATGGAACTTGAACGCACGCGCGTGGACGTGGTCCAGTGCGCAAAAACCTATCCCGATGGCACCCGTGGCCTGCACCCGACAGACCTGCAGGTAGAGCCCGGCGAAGTCCTGGCCCTGCTCGGCCCATCAGGCTGTGGCAAAACCACGTTGCTGCGCCTGATGGCAGGCCTGGAAGCGCCAGATGCAGGCAGCCGCATTGCGTTTGGCGGCGTCGATGTCACCCATCTGCCCATCGAGCGCCGCGGTGTGGGCATGGTGTTTCAGCACTACGCCCTGTTTCCGCAAATGACAGTGGAGGCCAATATCGGCTATGGGCTCAAGATCCGCGGCGCAAAAGCCGCAGAGCGGCAGCGCATCGTGGGCGAACTGGTGGACCTGGTGCGCCTGCGGGGGTTGGAGAAGAAACGCCCGGCAGAGCTGTCAGGTGGCCAGCGCCAGCGCGTGGCACTGGCGCGCGCCGTGGCGGTGAGGCCCCGGGTGCTGCTGCTGGATGAGCCCCTCACGGCCCTGGACGCCAAACTCAAGGAATCATTGCGAGACGAGCTGGCTCAGTTGCTGCGGCAACTGCACATCACGGCCATCCACGTCACGCACGATCAGCAAGAGGCCCTGGCCATTGCAGATCGGCTGGCCGTCATGCAGGCGGGCCGCATTGTGCAGGTGGGCGATGGCGAGACGCTGTACCGCAACCCCGCCCACCCGTTCGTCGCCACTTTCCTGGGCCGGGTCAATCAGCTGCAACGCAGCGAAGAGGCAAGGCGGCGTGGCGTGTTGAGCCTGGGAGGCTGGGACCTGCCCTGCGCATTGGGCCTGCAAGATATGGCCACCGTGCTGGTGCGCCCAGAGGACATCCAGGTGGGTCCTGCGCAGCCGGGCTGGGGGCGGGCACAGGTCGTGCGCAGAAGTTTTCTGGGGGACCGCGTGCAACTCACGCTGCAGGTGCCTGAGCAGGCGCTCATCAACGCCGACGTGTCACGCGATCACCCTGCTCAGGCGGGTGAGACCGTGGGCGTCTACATCGCTCCGGAACGGCTGATGCCCTTCGAGCCGGTGCATTGA
- a CDS encoding ABC transporter permease subunit has product MKTTRQTPWPLLALTGLVTLFLLAPMLLSIMAGLVENYSVGIRSGLTLRWLQEVWDNYGNTVGASLLLALLCVLGNLLIGVPCAYALARSPSRWARLLEELLTLPVAIPGLASALALILLYGTLQGFRQSLAFILVGHMVFTLPFMVRTVASAFQKDELRALEEAARSLGAGFAQRFIGVLVPAVLPAIVAGSLMVFTLSVGEFNLTWMLHTPLTRTLPVGLADSYASMRIEVGSAYTLVFLMVILPVLWGLQAIGSLIEKHHGT; this is encoded by the coding sequence ATGAAAACCACCCGACAAACGCCCTGGCCCCTGCTCGCCCTGACCGGCCTGGTCACGCTGTTCCTGCTCGCCCCCATGCTCCTGTCCATCATGGCGGGGCTGGTGGAAAACTACAGCGTCGGCATCCGCAGTGGCTTGACGCTGCGCTGGCTGCAGGAAGTGTGGGACAACTATGGCAACACCGTGGGCGCATCGCTGCTGCTGGCCTTGTTGTGTGTACTGGGCAACCTGCTCATCGGTGTGCCTTGTGCCTACGCCCTGGCCCGCAGCCCATCGCGCTGGGCACGGCTGCTGGAAGAGCTGCTAACCCTGCCCGTAGCCATCCCCGGCCTGGCCAGCGCGCTGGCGCTCATCCTGCTCTACGGCACGCTGCAGGGCTTCAGGCAAAGCCTGGCCTTCATTCTGGTGGGGCACATGGTCTTCACCCTGCCCTTCATGGTGCGCACGGTGGCCTCTGCATTCCAGAAGGACGAACTGCGCGCCTTGGAAGAAGCCGCACGCTCGCTGGGCGCAGGATTTGCGCAGCGCTTCATCGGCGTACTGGTGCCCGCCGTGTTGCCCGCCATCGTGGCGGGCAGCCTCATGGTGTTCACCCTGTCCGTAGGCGAGTTCAACCTGACCTGGATGCTGCACACGCCCCTCACACGCACCTTGCCCGTGGGGCTGGCAGACAGCTATGCCTCGATGCGCATCGAGGTCGGATCGGCTTACACGCTGGTTTTTCTGATGGTCATCCTGCCCGTGCTGTGGGGTTTGCAGGCCATCGGTTCATTGATCGAGAAACACCATGGAACTTGA
- a CDS encoding ABC transporter permease, with protein sequence MRHGGFAPSRTMLLACAAPAVAFFTAFWLLPAALLMALPARQGWATYAAVLTHGRYLQSLLQTLGLSAVVTLSTLVLGALVGITLARQRFRGQQLLLSLLTLPLSFPGVIVGFFIILLGGRQGVVADLMESLGAGRTTFAYGLAGLFIAYLYFSLPRAIATYTGAARAMDPQLEEAARSLGASRWQVARDVWIPELGPTTLACGAIVFATAMGAFGTAFTLSTKFEVLPITIYNEFTNYANFALAASLSVTLGLITWLVLWMARRASGRAAW encoded by the coding sequence ATGCGCCACGGAGGTTTCGCCCCGTCACGCACGATGCTGCTGGCCTGCGCTGCGCCTGCCGTGGCCTTCTTCACCGCCTTCTGGCTGCTGCCCGCCGCCTTGCTGATGGCGCTGCCTGCACGCCAGGGCTGGGCCACTTACGCAGCCGTGCTGACCCACGGCAGGTATTTGCAGAGTCTGCTGCAAACGCTGGGCCTGTCGGCCGTCGTCACGCTGAGCACGCTGGTGCTGGGTGCCCTGGTGGGCATTACCCTGGCACGCCAGCGTTTCAGGGGCCAGCAGCTGCTGCTGTCCCTGCTCACCTTGCCACTGTCTTTTCCGGGGGTGATCGTCGGATTCTTCATCATCCTGCTCGGCGGGCGGCAAGGCGTGGTGGCGGACCTCATGGAGTCCCTCGGCGCCGGGCGCACCACCTTTGCCTACGGACTGGCCGGGCTCTTCATCGCCTACCTGTATTTCTCTCTGCCCCGCGCCATTGCCACGTATACGGGCGCCGCCCGGGCCATGGACCCCCAACTCGAAGAGGCGGCCCGATCCCTGGGCGCATCCCGCTGGCAGGTGGCACGCGATGTGTGGATCCCCGAGCTGGGGCCCACCACCCTGGCGTGCGGGGCCATTGTGTTCGCCACGGCCATGGGTGCGTTTGGCACGGCATTCACCCTGTCCACCAAATTCGAGGTGCTGCCCATCACGATCTACAACGAGTTCACCAACTACGCCAACTTTGCGCTGGCGGCCAGCCTGTCCGTCACGCTGGGGCTCATCACCTGGCTGGTCTTGTGGATGGCGCGGCGGGCTTCCGGGCGCGCTGCGTGGTAG
- a CDS encoding ABC transporter substrate-binding protein: MHTTARQHIRNALLALGLTATAGLALAQNAICYNCPPEWADWGTQLKAIKAKTGVTVPPDNKNSGQSLAQLVAEKASPVADVTYLGVTFAIQAQKDGVVASYKPAAWADIPDGLKDPQGHWFTIHSGTLGFMVNVDALKGKPVPQSWADLLKPDYKGLIGYLDPASAFVGYVGAVAANQARGGTLDNFGPGIDYFKALQKNEPIVPKQTSYARVLSGEIAILLDYDFNAYRAKYKDKANVQFVIPAEGTVVVPYVMSLVANAPHTDNAKKVLDFVLSDEGQAIWANAYLRPVRASAMSKEVQARFLPATEYARAKTVDYARMAAVQKAFSDRYLKEVQ, translated from the coding sequence ATGCACACCACCGCACGACAACACATCCGCAATGCCCTGCTGGCCCTGGGCCTGACCGCGACAGCAGGCCTTGCCCTGGCCCAGAACGCCATTTGCTACAACTGCCCGCCTGAATGGGCCGATTGGGGTACTCAGCTCAAGGCGATCAAAGCCAAGACAGGCGTCACGGTACCGCCCGACAACAAGAACTCCGGCCAATCACTCGCCCAGCTGGTGGCAGAGAAGGCGAGTCCGGTGGCCGATGTCACCTACCTCGGGGTGACTTTCGCCATCCAGGCGCAAAAGGACGGCGTGGTTGCCAGCTACAAACCTGCCGCCTGGGCGGACATCCCCGACGGACTGAAAGATCCGCAAGGCCACTGGTTCACCATCCACTCCGGCACGCTGGGCTTCATGGTCAACGTGGACGCCCTCAAGGGCAAGCCGGTGCCCCAGTCCTGGGCGGATCTGCTCAAGCCTGACTACAAAGGCCTGATCGGCTATCTCGACCCCGCTTCGGCCTTCGTCGGCTATGTGGGTGCCGTGGCGGCGAACCAGGCGCGCGGCGGCACGCTCGATAACTTTGGCCCCGGCATCGACTACTTCAAGGCGCTGCAGAAGAACGAGCCCATCGTGCCCAAGCAGACCTCCTATGCACGCGTGCTCTCGGGCGAGATTGCCATCTTGCTGGACTACGACTTCAACGCCTATCGCGCCAAATACAAGGACAAGGCCAACGTGCAGTTCGTCATCCCCGCCGAGGGCACGGTAGTGGTGCCTTACGTGATGAGCCTCGTGGCCAACGCTCCGCACACCGACAACGCCAAGAAGGTGCTGGACTTCGTGCTGTCAGACGAAGGCCAGGCCATCTGGGCCAACGCCTATTTGCGGCCCGTGCGTGCCAGCGCCATGAGCAAGGAAGTGCAGGCCCGCTTTCTGCCCGCCACGGAATATGCCCGCGCCAAGACGGTGGACTACGCCCGCATGGCGGCCGTGCAGAAGGCATTCTCTGACCGCTACCTGAAAGAGGTGCAGTAA
- a CDS encoding LacI family DNA-binding transcriptional regulator, protein MSIQQVAQQAGVSVATVSRAFNSPGQVAPATRALIERTAQRLGYVPNASARTLRSQRSRVIGVVLPTLINPVFAECLEGIAQAAAAKGYAILPMTTEYSLQREEHAVQQLQASNVDGMVLVVSSPGASQALQQLASRGVPYALIYNRHPDHPCVSVDSEQAVADLVTHLHTLGHQRIAMVCGHRAASDRAQQRSKGFLQGMAQAGLATPLVLEVPFIHAAAQQIQALLQGSHRPTALVCSNDLLAIRSIRAAVQMGLRVPHDLSVVGFDGIALGLELTPMLSTIAQPNADMGARSVSLLLEALARGEPLQAHQSITLAHQWRTGESCAPAP, encoded by the coding sequence ATGAGCATTCAGCAAGTCGCCCAGCAAGCGGGCGTATCGGTCGCCACGGTGTCGCGGGCTTTCAACAGCCCGGGCCAAGTTGCCCCGGCGACCCGTGCGCTGATTGAGCGCACCGCCCAAAGACTGGGGTACGTGCCCAACGCCAGCGCACGCACCTTGCGTTCGCAGCGCAGCCGGGTCATCGGCGTGGTGCTGCCCACCCTTATCAACCCGGTTTTCGCGGAATGTCTGGAAGGCATTGCGCAAGCTGCGGCCGCCAAGGGCTATGCGATCCTGCCCATGACCACCGAATACAGCCTGCAACGTGAAGAGCATGCGGTACAGCAACTGCAGGCCAGCAATGTGGATGGCATGGTGCTGGTGGTTTCCAGTCCCGGCGCATCGCAGGCCTTGCAGCAACTTGCCAGCCGTGGGGTGCCCTATGCCCTCATCTACAACCGGCACCCCGATCACCCTTGTGTGTCCGTCGACAGTGAACAGGCCGTGGCGGATCTGGTAACGCACCTGCACACACTGGGCCACCAGCGTATCGCCATGGTGTGCGGGCACAGGGCGGCATCAGACCGGGCACAGCAGCGCAGCAAGGGTTTTTTGCAGGGCATGGCCCAGGCAGGGCTGGCAACCCCCCTGGTGCTCGAGGTGCCATTCATCCACGCCGCAGCCCAGCAAATTCAGGCGCTGCTGCAAGGGTCCCATCGCCCCACGGCACTGGTGTGTTCCAACGACCTGCTGGCTATTCGCAGCATCCGGGCAGCCGTCCAGATGGGGCTGCGGGTTCCACACGATCTGAGCGTGGTGGGCTTTGACGGCATTGCCTTAGGGCTGGAGCTCACCCCCATGCTCAGCACCATCGCCCAGCCCAACGCCGACATGGGGGCACGCAGCGTCAGCCTGCTGCTGGAGGCTTTGGCGCGGGGTGAACCGCTGCAAGCCCATCAAAGCATCACCCTCGCCCACCAATGGCGCACGGGGGAGTCGTGTGCCCCAGCGCCCTGA
- the lspA gene encoding signal peptidase II has translation MVALDTAGKGSPGRTIALCLVWAVIIMAADQWTKELILRNYQLGEATHITGFFNIVRAHNTGAAFSFLSNAGGWQRWLFTGIGVVASVFIIWQLYKHPTQKLFCFALASIMGGAVGNVVDRLMHGYVVDFLDFHAMGWHFPAFNVADSAITMGAICLILDELMRARRER, from the coding sequence ATGGTCGCGCTCGATACCGCAGGCAAGGGATCCCCTGGCCGTACCATCGCGCTGTGCCTGGTGTGGGCCGTCATCATCATGGCGGCAGACCAGTGGACCAAGGAACTGATCCTGCGCAACTACCAGTTGGGCGAAGCCACGCACATCACGGGCTTCTTCAATATCGTTCGTGCCCACAACACCGGCGCGGCTTTCTCCTTCCTGTCCAACGCAGGGGGGTGGCAGCGCTGGCTGTTCACAGGCATCGGCGTGGTGGCCAGTGTTTTCATCATCTGGCAGCTCTACAAGCACCCCACACAAAAGCTGTTCTGCTTTGCGCTGGCCAGCATCATGGGTGGGGCAGTGGGCAATGTGGTGGACAGGCTCATGCACGGATACGTGGTGGACTTTCTGGACTTCCATGCCATGGGCTGGCACTTTCCGGCCTTCAACGTGGCCGACTCGGCCATCACGATGGGGGCGATCTGCCTGATTCTGGATGAGCTGATGCGCGCCCGGCGCGAACGCTGA